A genomic segment from [Flavobacterium] thermophilum encodes:
- a CDS encoding Transposase and inactivated derivatives — translation MYSQFIKELIDLPDVLIQKVRKEGERWIFELSLPEQCPLCPVCLKRTIKMTVKKKQWMHGYAQRIGIFWIELPIERRRCSTCGVTFSTSYPAISPRSVATDAFQRWVAQSCIGTSIQAVARMLKLPYTTVERWFYTHAPSFLSNDVQPKAVCVDEFAFRKGHDYGVAIMDAETGEVYAMEAGKNEEAIGRALAHVSRSVQYVVSDLAPAMKKAIQRVCPEATHVVDYFHVIQLFTDALERCRKYLGKGGKKHGNVRYVCRLLSQCPEKLTEEERQIIREWCNESDYLKSVYQSLQHVRYVFKSKDEQQAKRRLNAWVHRYLFCPCSAVRAIAKSLVKRTDEIISCILSPYSNGKMEGTNNKIKLMKRRGYGYRNIQRFALRVRLETANILS, via the coding sequence ATGTACTCTCAGTTTATCAAAGAACTCATCGATTTACCAGATGTTTTGATTCAAAAGGTGCGGAAAGAAGGGGAACGTTGGATTTTCGAACTTTCTCTACCCGAACAATGCCCGTTATGTCCTGTCTGCTTGAAGCGCACGATCAAAATGACAGTCAAAAAGAAGCAATGGATGCATGGCTATGCTCAGCGAATAGGGATTTTTTGGATCGAACTTCCTATCGAGCGCAGACGTTGTAGCACGTGTGGCGTGACGTTCAGCACGTCGTATCCAGCCATCTCTCCGCGAAGTGTGGCGACGGATGCGTTTCAGCGATGGGTCGCGCAATCTTGCATCGGAACATCCATTCAGGCGGTGGCTCGTATGCTCAAGCTTCCTTACACGACCGTTGAACGATGGTTTTATACCCATGCCCCTTCCTTCCTATCGAATGACGTCCAACCAAAGGCGGTTTGTGTCGATGAGTTTGCATTTCGAAAAGGGCACGACTATGGAGTGGCGATCATGGATGCCGAAACGGGAGAAGTGTATGCCATGGAAGCAGGAAAGAACGAGGAAGCCATTGGGCGTGCATTGGCTCATGTGTCTCGTTCCGTTCAGTATGTCGTGAGTGACTTGGCTCCAGCGATGAAAAAAGCGATTCAACGGGTTTGCCCAGAGGCGACACATGTCGTCGACTATTTCCATGTCATTCAGCTGTTTACCGATGCTTTAGAACGTTGTCGCAAATATTTGGGCAAAGGAGGCAAGAAACACGGAAATGTCCGTTACGTTTGCCGTTTATTGAGCCAATGTCCAGAGAAATTGACGGAGGAAGAACGTCAAATCATACGAGAATGGTGTAATGAAAGCGATTACTTAAAGTCTGTTTACCAATCGCTCCAACATGTTCGCTATGTGTTCAAAAGCAAAGATGAGCAACAGGCGAAACGTCGTTTGAACGCCTGGGTTCATCGGTATTTGTTTTGTCCTTGTTCTGCTGTTCGCGCCATCGCAAAATCACTCGTCAAACGAACAGACGAAATCATATCGTGCATTTTATCCCCTTATTCAAATGGGAAAATGGAGGGAACAAATAACAAGATCAAGCTGATGAAACGCCGGGGATACGGATACAGAAATATCCAGCGTTTTGCACTGCGGGTTCGGCTAGAAACAGCTAACATACTTTCATGA
- a CDS encoding Bacillus/Clostridium GerA spore germination protein has product MGLFSFWKKKKKHPPQRPISQLWETLRQSSDFVELSFIVGGKELSIYYFDSLVDPQVLQERILCHLQNDIPNHPTVRLEDLQQIVPIQRIEVSEDTALIEEKVLKGFVAVTFREQPNKAALMSAAAENLGLRENNDSENEFSVVGPKVGFVENVGVNLHLIRRQVVTPNLVFREMSIGSVSKTKVVIAYIDGVANPEVIQTVTQRLESIHFDLVFDNAILDQLLADNSRTPFPLFISTERIDRAIYALVSGQVAIFCDGSPYAVIGPAALFDFFTSPEDYYLPWVLGTFFRLIRFFGVAFSVLASPIYVAVLTYHYEMIPEDLLGPIIYSRSNVPFPPILEVLFLEITIELLREAGARLPTKVAQTLGIVGGIVIGQATVDAGLTSTILLIVVALAALASFTTPIFKMSNTIRFIRFPFILFAACWGGIGIIFAVCGLLIHLGRLQSFGYPYLLPFYPFRVRSFRDTFVRSPYSETAERPMFLRPRSRFRYDPNAAKQKRDIDE; this is encoded by the coding sequence GTGGGTTTATTCTCATTTTGGAAAAAAAAGAAAAAACACCCCCCTCAGCGACCCATTTCGCAACTTTGGGAAACGCTGCGGCAATCGAGCGATTTTGTTGAATTGTCGTTCATCGTTGGGGGCAAGGAGCTGTCGATTTATTATTTTGATTCGCTCGTCGATCCGCAAGTGCTGCAAGAGCGGATTCTTTGCCATTTGCAAAACGACATTCCAAACCATCCAACTGTCCGTTTGGAAGACTTGCAGCAAATCGTGCCGATTCAGCGCATTGAGGTGAGTGAAGACACGGCACTGATTGAAGAGAAGGTGCTGAAAGGGTTTGTCGCGGTCACCTTCCGCGAGCAGCCAAACAAAGCGGCGCTCATGAGCGCCGCGGCTGAAAATTTGGGGCTTCGGGAAAACAATGATTCGGAAAACGAATTCAGCGTCGTCGGACCGAAAGTCGGATTTGTGGAAAACGTCGGGGTCAACTTGCATCTCATCCGCCGGCAAGTGGTGACGCCGAATCTTGTGTTTCGGGAAATGTCGATTGGTTCGGTGTCGAAAACGAAAGTGGTCATCGCCTACATCGATGGCGTCGCCAATCCGGAAGTCATTCAAACGGTGACGCAGCGGCTTGAGTCCATTCATTTTGACCTCGTGTTTGACAACGCTATTTTGGATCAGTTGCTCGCGGACAATTCGCGGACACCGTTTCCTCTTTTTATCTCGACCGAGCGGATCGACCGGGCCATTTATGCGCTTGTGTCGGGTCAGGTGGCCATTTTTTGCGACGGCTCCCCGTATGCCGTGATTGGCCCCGCCGCTCTCTTCGATTTTTTTACGTCGCCGGAAGACTATTATTTGCCATGGGTGCTCGGCACGTTTTTCCGGCTCATCCGGTTTTTCGGCGTTGCGTTCTCGGTGTTAGCGTCGCCGATTTATGTGGCGGTACTGACGTATCATTATGAAATGATTCCCGAAGACTTGCTCGGCCCGATCATTTATTCCCGCTCGAACGTGCCGTTTCCGCCGATACTCGAGGTGCTGTTTTTGGAAATTACGATTGAGCTGTTGCGCGAGGCCGGGGCGCGGCTGCCGACGAAAGTCGCACAAACGCTCGGGATTGTCGGCGGGATTGTCATCGGGCAAGCAACCGTTGATGCCGGGCTGACGAGTACGATTTTGTTGATTGTCGTCGCGTTGGCGGCGCTCGCTTCGTTTACAACGCCGATTTTCAAAATGTCCAACACGATTCGGTTCATTCGGTTTCCGTTTATTTTGTTTGCTGCATGTTGGGGCGGGATCGGCATTATCTTCGCCGTGTGCGGGCTGCTCATTCATTTAGGGCGGCTGCAGTCGTTTGGCTATCCGTATTTGCTGCCGTTTTATCCATTTCGTGTGCGCAGCTTCCGCGATACATTCGTTCGTTCGCCATACAGTGAAACGGCGGAGCGGCCGATGTTTCTTCGTCCGCGGTCGCGGTTTCGTTACGATCCGAATGCGGCGAAGCAAAAACGCGATATTGATGAGTAA
- the arcD gene encoding Arginine/ornithine antiporter, with the protein MDQQRKLGIWVLTALVVGNMVGSGIFMLPRSLAEAASPIGVMFAWLLTGAGVLMTALVFGNLAIRKPDLGGGPQIYAKELFPKGSNLSILSGFMSSWGYWVGNFAGNVAIITTFASYLSTFFPVLTSDKTVLTMGSFTLKLGNLLTFLVCTALLWVMHAIILRGVEDAGKLNFAATAAKVLGFFLFIVIALFAFDRAVVGPLDAPRYDGDGQPLGLLGQINNAALATLWAFVGVESAMVFASRARKQADVKRATIAGLLIALAIYIGISFLVMGVLPQNKLIQSEKPLVDAIIAIVGPAGGYVLAGLGLISLLGSTLGWILLSAEVPYQAAKQGLFLPAFLRENKKNVPSFSLTLSNALAQLFIFSTISHSMAAAFDFVIYIATLAYLIPYLIASVFQLKLTLTGETYMEARERMVDGIIAALATVYSIWVVIAGTADIKTFLLGVVLLASGLIFYPQVKKAAQQAKEKQKLSA; encoded by the coding sequence TTGGATCAGCAACGAAAACTTGGCATTTGGGTGTTAACCGCGCTTGTCGTGGGCAATATGGTCGGATCCGGCATTTTTATGCTGCCGCGCTCGTTGGCGGAGGCGGCGAGCCCCATCGGCGTCATGTTCGCCTGGCTGCTGACCGGAGCCGGTGTCCTCATGACGGCGCTTGTGTTTGGCAACTTGGCAATCCGCAAGCCCGACTTAGGCGGCGGTCCGCAAATTTACGCGAAGGAGCTGTTTCCGAAAGGCTCCAATCTCTCGATTTTATCGGGATTTATGTCATCGTGGGGCTACTGGGTCGGCAACTTTGCCGGCAATGTCGCCATCATCACGACGTTTGCGAGCTACTTGTCGACATTTTTCCCTGTATTAACGAGCGACAAAACCGTTCTCACGATGGGCTCGTTTACGCTAAAGCTTGGGAATTTGCTTACCTTTCTCGTCTGCACGGCGCTTCTTTGGGTGATGCACGCCATTATTTTGCGCGGCGTAGAAGATGCCGGCAAGTTGAATTTCGCGGCGACAGCGGCGAAAGTGCTCGGCTTTTTCCTGTTTATTGTCATTGCCTTGTTCGCTTTTGACAGAGCGGTCGTCGGTCCGCTTGATGCCCCGCGTTATGACGGAGACGGACAGCCGCTCGGCCTGCTTGGACAAATTAACAACGCCGCGTTAGCGACGCTTTGGGCGTTTGTCGGTGTTGAATCGGCGATGGTGTTCGCTTCGCGGGCGCGCAAACAGGCGGATGTGAAGCGGGCGACGATCGCCGGTCTTTTGATCGCTTTGGCCATTTATATTGGCATCAGCTTTTTGGTAATGGGCGTCTTGCCGCAAAACAAACTCATTCAATCGGAAAAACCGCTCGTTGATGCCATCATTGCCATCGTCGGACCGGCGGGCGGCTACGTGTTGGCTGGTCTTGGGCTCATTAGCCTGCTCGGCTCGACGCTCGGCTGGATCTTGCTGAGCGCTGAGGTGCCGTACCAGGCGGCGAAACAAGGGCTGTTTCTGCCGGCCTTTTTGAGAGAAAACAAGAAAAACGTGCCAAGCTTCTCGTTGACGCTATCGAATGCATTAGCCCAGCTGTTCATTTTCTCGACCATTTCCCATTCGATGGCGGCAGCGTTCGATTTTGTCATTTACATCGCTACGCTCGCCTACCTCATCCCGTATTTGATCGCTTCCGTCTTTCAGTTGAAACTCACGCTCACCGGCGAAACGTACATGGAGGCGCGCGAGCGGATGGTTGACGGAATCATTGCGGCCTTAGCGACGGTGTATTCGATCTGGGTCGTTATCGCTGGCACGGCAGACATCAAAACCTTCCTACTCGGTGTTGTCCTGCTCGCTAGCGGCCTAATCTTCTATCCGCAAGTAAAAAAAGCGGCACAGCAGGCGAAAGAAAAACAAAAATTATCGGCATAG
- a CDS encoding Uncharacterized membrane protein, translating to MKKKAEWSEAWQIAAVYVGTVIGAGFATGREIIEFFTRYGMAGTIGVAVSGVLFTWGGARLMVMARRIGAASYDELNRYLFGNMLSPFVTLVMTVMIAGVTAVMIAGAGAVFEEQLGWTRQAGVALTLGLALLVMLFDRKGLFGVNVFVAPMMVLFSAIAFVKTIVAGDLCRPDMAAVDYSLKAMLSPFSYAAFNLAMAQAVLVPIAREATDERAVRRGAMLGGMVLTVLLLLNHMVLLSFPHKDDYDIPMAEVVHTFFTVLYWLYVVVIYGEIFTSVIGGMFGLARQVRVWAPLGGKWLGVLLVLLFAAVSPFHYGELLSFIYPLFGYMSLVLLWLLWRRQLPRR from the coding sequence GTGAAGAAGAAAGCGGAATGGTCGGAAGCATGGCAAATCGCCGCTGTTTACGTCGGCACGGTGATTGGAGCGGGATTTGCGACTGGCAGGGAAATTATTGAATTTTTTACCCGCTACGGAATGGCTGGGACGATCGGGGTGGCGGTCAGCGGCGTTTTGTTCACATGGGGAGGCGCGCGGCTCATGGTGATGGCGCGCCGCATTGGAGCTGCGTCCTATGATGAGTTGAATCGCTATTTGTTCGGGAACATGTTGAGCCCGTTTGTGACGCTTGTGATGACGGTGATGATCGCGGGGGTGACGGCGGTGATGATCGCCGGGGCGGGTGCCGTGTTTGAAGAGCAGCTCGGCTGGACACGGCAGGCGGGCGTCGCGCTGACGCTCGGGTTGGCGCTTTTGGTCATGTTGTTTGACCGCAAAGGGCTGTTTGGCGTCAACGTGTTTGTCGCGCCGATGATGGTGCTGTTCAGCGCCATCGCCTTTGTGAAAACAATCGTGGCTGGCGATTTGTGCCGTCCGGACATGGCTGCGGTGGACTATTCCCTCAAGGCGATGTTGTCCCCGTTTTCCTATGCGGCCTTTAACTTGGCGATGGCCCAAGCGGTGCTTGTCCCCATCGCCCGCGAAGCGACCGATGAGCGAGCGGTGAGGCGCGGAGCGATGTTAGGCGGAATGGTGTTGACGGTTTTGCTGCTGTTGAACCATATGGTGCTGCTGTCGTTTCCACACAAGGACGATTATGATATTCCAATGGCCGAAGTCGTTCATACGTTTTTTACTGTGTTGTATTGGCTTTATGTCGTCGTCATTTACGGAGAAATTTTTACATCGGTCATCGGCGGCATGTTTGGACTTGCACGCCAAGTGCGCGTTTGGGCGCCGCTTGGCGGGAAATGGCTGGGCGTGCTGCTCGTTTTGCTGTTTGCGGCGGTCAGCCCGTTTCATTACGGGGAGCTGCTGTCATTCATCTATCCGCTGTTTGGTTATATGAGTCTTGTGCTTTTGTGGCTTCTTTGGCGCCGGCAGCTGCCGCGCCGGTAA
- a CDS encoding oligoendopeptidase, M3 family → MKFSEFRYERPDIAQLQASFQEALDSFRRAGSAALQHEAMKRINALRRRYSTMANLCHIRHTIDTNDEFYKKEQDFFDETEPIVKGLVNDYYRALVSSPFRAELEQVWGKQLFALAETQLKTYAPAIVEDLQKENKLASEYTKLIASAKIMFEGEERTLAQLQPFVESPDRTMRQRASEARFSFFTDHEKELDKLYDELVHVRTAIARKLGFQNFVELGYARLGRTDYNADMVAGYRRQVKTHIVPLASKLRERQRQRIQVDRLTYYDEPFMFPSGNPAPKGDAAWIVDNGRRMYEELSPETGEFFRYMVEHELMDLVAKKGKAGGGYCTYIDDYKAPFIFSNFTGTSGDIDVLTHEAGHAFQVYESRHYDIPEYNWPTLEACEIHSMSMEFFTWPWMELFFGEDADKYRFAHLSDALLFLPYGVAVDEFQHAVYENPDMTPAERKSVWRNIEKAYLPTRDYAGHDYLERGGFWQRQGHIYTDPFYYIDYTLAQVCAFQFWKRAQEDRESAWRDYVALCRLGGSRPFTELVKSANLKSPFADGAVASVVGHIERWLDSVDDKAL, encoded by the coding sequence ATGAAGTTTTCTGAGTTTCGTTATGAGCGGCCGGACATCGCTCAATTGCAAGCATCGTTTCAAGAAGCGCTTGATTCGTTCCGCCGTGCCGGGAGCGCCGCCTTGCAGCACGAGGCGATGAAGCGGATCAATGCACTGCGCCGCCGCTACAGCACGATGGCGAACCTTTGCCATATTCGCCATACGATCGATACAAACGATGAGTTCTATAAGAAAGAACAAGACTTTTTCGATGAAACGGAGCCGATCGTCAAGGGGCTTGTCAACGATTATTACCGCGCGCTTGTTTCCTCGCCGTTCCGCGCTGAATTGGAACAAGTATGGGGGAAACAGCTGTTTGCGTTGGCGGAAACGCAACTGAAAACATACGCGCCGGCGATTGTAGAGGACTTGCAAAAAGAAAACAAGCTGGCAAGCGAATATACGAAGCTCATCGCATCGGCGAAAATCATGTTTGAAGGGGAAGAGCGGACGCTTGCCCAGCTGCAGCCGTTTGTCGAGTCGCCGGACCGCACGATGCGCCAACGGGCGAGCGAAGCGCGGTTTTCGTTTTTCACGGACCACGAAAAAGAGCTAGATAAGCTGTATGATGAGCTCGTCCACGTCCGCACGGCGATCGCCCGCAAGCTCGGTTTCCAAAACTTTGTGGAACTCGGCTATGCCCGTTTAGGACGGACCGATTACAATGCCGATATGGTCGCAGGCTACCGCCGGCAAGTGAAAACGCACATCGTCCCGCTCGCGTCCAAGCTGCGCGAGCGCCAGCGGCAGCGGATTCAGGTCGACCGGCTTACGTATTATGATGAGCCGTTCATGTTTCCGAGCGGCAACCCGGCGCCAAAAGGGGACGCCGCTTGGATTGTTGACAACGGCCGGCGCATGTATGAAGAGCTGTCGCCGGAAACAGGCGAGTTTTTCCGCTATATGGTCGAACATGAATTGATGGACCTCGTCGCCAAAAAAGGAAAGGCGGGCGGCGGCTATTGCACGTATATCGATGATTACAAGGCGCCGTTTATTTTCTCGAACTTTACCGGCACATCCGGCGACATTGACGTATTGACCCATGAAGCCGGACATGCGTTCCAAGTGTATGAAAGCCGTCATTACGACATTCCGGAATACAACTGGCCGACGCTTGAGGCGTGTGAAATCCATTCGATGAGCATGGAATTTTTCACATGGCCGTGGATGGAGCTCTTTTTCGGCGAAGACGCCGACAAATACCGGTTCGCCCATTTGAGCGACGCGCTCTTGTTTTTGCCGTACGGCGTGGCGGTCGATGAATTTCAGCACGCTGTCTACGAGAACCCGGATATGACGCCAGCGGAGCGGAAGAGTGTCTGGCGCAACATCGAAAAAGCGTATTTGCCGACAAGAGACTACGCCGGCCATGACTACCTTGAGCGCGGCGGGTTTTGGCAGCGACAAGGGCATATTTACACCGATCCGTTTTATTACATCGATTACACCCTTGCGCAAGTGTGCGCGTTCCAGTTTTGGAAGCGGGCGCAGGAAGACCGGGAATCAGCCTGGCGCGACTATGTGGCGCTTTGCCGATTGGGCGGCAGCCGGCCGTTTACTGAGCTCGTCAAAAGCGCCAACCTAAAGTCGCCGTTTGCTGACGGGGCGGTCGCTTCGGTCGTCGGCCATATCGAGCGGTGGTTGGACAGCGTCGATGACAAAGCTTTGTAA
- a CDS encoding Uncharacterized conserved protein yields MAMHIVAEQKFGLPQHSRDAFALLEEHGVISPSISKKMKAMVGFRNIAVHDYQQLNLGILQAIVEHHLDDFKQFTKAILDYAKKNS; encoded by the coding sequence TTGGCCATGCATATTGTGGCCGAGCAGAAATTCGGACTGCCGCAGCATAGCCGCGATGCATTCGCTCTCCTCGAAGAACATGGGGTCATCTCCCCTTCCATAAGCAAAAAGATGAAGGCGATGGTCGGATTCCGCAACATCGCCGTTCACGACTATCAACAACTGAACCTTGGCATCTTGCAAGCCATCGTCGAACACCATCTTGATGATTTCAAACAATTTACGAAAGCCATCCTCGATTATGCTAAGAAAAACAGCTAG
- the clpE gene encoding Heat shock protein HSP1 has translation MLCQACQQREATVFVNLQWNGEKQQLHLCHECYEKQKQQLSIPMNFGFSPFSFDDFFTSPFTAANAGMSAPKTMAKRPQSHSGGFLDQFGRNLTQMAKAGLIDPVIGRDKEIARVIEILNRRNKNNPVLIGEPGVGKTAIVEGLALKIAEGQVPEKLLNKEVYLLDVASLVANTGIRGQFEERMKRLIAELQERKNIILFIDEIHLLVGAGAAEGSMDAGNILKPALARGELQVVGATTLKEYRQIEKDAALERRFQPVIVHEPTVEEAIVILKGIQPKYEQFHHVRYTDEAIEACVKLSHRYIQDRFLPDKAIDLLDEAGSKANLRLGSTDEKQLQERLIQIAKEKEQAAKEENYELAAKLRDEELKLEKQLEQGVTQERPTVDVADIEQIIAEKTGIPVGKLQADEKEKMKHLEEHLAKKVIGQAEAVKKVAKAIRRSRAGLKAKHRPIGSFLFVGPTGVGKTELAKTLAEELFGTKDAMIRLDMSEYMEKHSVSKLIGSPPGYVGFEEAGQLTEKVRRNPYSIILLDEIEKAHPDVQHIFLQILEDGRLTDSQGRTVSFKDTVIIATSNAGATDKKITVGFEKEGNGQTSVLDSLSAYFKPEFLNRFDAIIEFKPLEKAHLLEIVDLMLADVKAAMREQGIELEVTEAAKEKLAELGYHPAFGARPLRRVIQEHVEDNIADCLLDADQSVRAIRIDVKDNAIVAEIA, from the coding sequence ATGCTATGCCAAGCATGCCAACAACGTGAAGCAACAGTGTTTGTCAACTTGCAATGGAACGGGGAAAAACAACAACTTCACCTGTGCCATGAATGCTATGAAAAGCAAAAACAACAACTGTCCATTCCGATGAACTTCGGCTTTTCACCGTTTTCCTTTGATGACTTCTTTACTAGCCCGTTCACAGCCGCCAACGCCGGAATGAGCGCGCCGAAAACGATGGCGAAGCGCCCGCAAAGCCATAGCGGCGGATTTTTGGATCAATTCGGCCGCAACTTGACGCAAATGGCGAAAGCGGGCTTGATCGATCCGGTCATCGGCCGCGACAAAGAAATCGCCCGCGTGATCGAAATTTTAAACCGCCGCAACAAAAACAACCCGGTGTTGATCGGGGAGCCGGGCGTCGGGAAAACAGCCATCGTTGAAGGGCTCGCGCTGAAAATCGCCGAAGGGCAAGTGCCAGAAAAACTGTTGAACAAAGAAGTGTACTTGCTTGACGTCGCTTCGCTTGTTGCCAACACCGGCATCCGCGGTCAATTTGAAGAGCGGATGAAACGGCTCATCGCCGAACTGCAAGAGCGGAAAAACATCATCTTGTTCATTGACGAAATCCACCTGCTCGTCGGCGCTGGCGCCGCTGAAGGCTCGATGGACGCCGGCAATATTTTAAAACCGGCGCTCGCCCGCGGGGAACTGCAAGTCGTTGGGGCGACGACGCTCAAAGAATACCGGCAAATTGAAAAAGACGCGGCTCTTGAGCGCCGCTTCCAACCGGTCATCGTCCACGAGCCGACCGTTGAGGAAGCGATCGTCATCTTAAAAGGCATTCAGCCAAAATATGAACAATTCCACCATGTCCGCTATACGGATGAAGCGATCGAAGCGTGCGTGAAACTGTCGCACCGCTACATTCAAGACCGCTTCCTCCCGGACAAGGCGATCGACTTGCTTGACGAGGCCGGCTCGAAAGCGAACTTGCGCCTCGGTTCGACCGATGAAAAACAACTGCAAGAGCGGTTGATCCAAATCGCGAAAGAAAAAGAACAAGCGGCGAAAGAAGAAAACTACGAATTGGCGGCGAAACTGCGCGATGAAGAGCTAAAGCTTGAGAAACAACTCGAGCAAGGCGTCACCCAAGAACGCCCAACAGTCGATGTGGCGGACATCGAGCAAATCATTGCCGAGAAAACCGGCATCCCGGTCGGCAAACTGCAAGCCGATGAAAAAGAAAAAATGAAACATCTCGAAGAACACTTGGCGAAAAAAGTGATCGGCCAAGCGGAAGCGGTGAAAAAAGTCGCCAAGGCGATCCGCCGCAGCCGCGCCGGCTTGAAAGCGAAACACCGCCCGATCGGTTCGTTCTTGTTCGTCGGCCCGACCGGCGTCGGGAAAACGGAGCTCGCCAAAACGCTCGCCGAGGAGCTGTTTGGCACAAAAGACGCCATGATTCGCCTCGATATGAGCGAATACATGGAGAAACATTCGGTCTCGAAGCTGATCGGTTCGCCGCCGGGCTATGTCGGCTTTGAAGAAGCCGGCCAGCTGACGGAAAAAGTGCGCCGCAATCCGTACAGCATCATCTTGCTTGACGAGATTGAAAAGGCGCACCCGGATGTACAGCACATCTTCTTGCAAATTTTAGAAGATGGCCGCCTAACCGACAGCCAAGGCCGCACCGTCAGCTTCAAAGACACGGTCATCATCGCGACAAGCAACGCCGGTGCGACCGACAAAAAAATCACCGTCGGCTTTGAAAAAGAGGGCAACGGGCAAACAAGCGTCCTTGACTCTTTGAGCGCCTACTTCAAGCCGGAATTTTTGAACCGCTTCGACGCCATCATCGAGTTCAAGCCGCTCGAAAAAGCACACTTGCTTGAGATCGTCGACCTGATGCTCGCTGACGTCAAAGCGGCGATGCGCGAGCAAGGCATTGAACTCGAGGTGACGGAAGCGGCGAAAGAAAAACTGGCCGAACTCGGCTACCATCCGGCCTTCGGCGCCCGCCCGCTCCGCCGCGTCATCCAAGAGCATGTCGAAGACAACATCGCCGACTGCCTGCTTGACGCGGATCAATCGGTGCGTGCGATCCGTATCGATGTCAAGGACAATGCCATTGTGGCGGAAATCGCCTAA
- a CDS encoding Predicted nucleotidyltransferases, producing MPNEMETIIIQTLRPALHPFVIYLFGSAARGTLRPDSDVDIAFVSDGEPHDPYELFRLAGHLADKLGRDVDLVDLRQASTVFQAQVVSTGKAIDCRDERKRAEFEMKTLKMYVKLNEERAPVLKQITESGSIYEK from the coding sequence TTGCCAAACGAAATGGAGACGATCATCATTCAGACGCTCCGCCCGGCTCTTCACCCGTTCGTCATCTACCTGTTCGGTTCAGCCGCCCGTGGGACGCTGCGCCCGGACAGTGATGTCGACATCGCCTTTGTCAGCGACGGCGAACCGCATGATCCGTATGAGCTGTTTCGGCTCGCGGGGCATTTGGCTGACAAGTTAGGGCGCGATGTCGATCTTGTCGATTTGCGCCAAGCCAGCACCGTGTTTCAAGCGCAAGTCGTCTCGACGGGAAAAGCCATTGATTGCCGCGACGAGCGGAAACGGGCTGAGTTCGAAATGAAAACATTGAAAATGTATGTGAAACTAAACGAAGAGAGAGCACCGGTGTTAAAACAAATTACGGAAAGCGGGAGCATATATGAAAAGTGA
- the yncA gene encoding N-acyltransferase YncA: MIRKATWVDALAIASVHVESWKTTYSGIVPDAYLETLAVGEKQTLWEKVLSQSDHSVFVAEENGRVVGFVSGGPNRAADGLIAKYDGELYAIYLLKEVQGKGLGRQLVQALIRHLAQKGIHSLVVWVLADNPSRGFYERLGGEKLAEERVEIGGKALWEWCYGWRDVQLMEQ, from the coding sequence ATGATCCGTAAAGCCACATGGGTCGACGCACTGGCCATCGCTTCGGTCCACGTCGAAAGTTGGAAGACGACGTACAGCGGCATCGTGCCGGACGCGTACTTGGAGACGTTGGCAGTGGGAGAAAAACAAACGTTATGGGAGAAGGTGCTCAGCCAATCGGACCATTCCGTGTTTGTCGCCGAGGAAAACGGACGCGTCGTTGGATTCGTCTCCGGCGGACCAAATCGGGCAGCCGACGGTCTGATAGCGAAGTATGACGGGGAGCTGTATGCGATTTATTTGCTTAAAGAGGTGCAAGGAAAAGGGCTCGGCCGGCAACTCGTTCAAGCGTTGATCCGCCATTTGGCGCAAAAAGGCATTCATTCGCTGGTCGTCTGGGTGCTTGCCGACAATCCGTCACGCGGTTTTTACGAACGGCTTGGCGGTGAAAAACTGGCCGAGGAAAGGGTGGAAATCGGTGGAAAAGCATTATGGGAGTGGTGCTACGGCTGGCGAGACGTCCAATTGATGGAACAGTAG